GCGGACCGATGAGGATTCGAGCGTGACCCTGGGCACATCTGGCCCATGCTTGATGACGTTGCGCGCCCGTCAGTTGTGAATGAATCACCGCGAGCGGCGTCGGACCGAAACGCTCCGAAAAACGTCGTACGGTTTGAGGAGTCAGCGCGATTTCGGGTACAAGGACGATCGCTGTCTGCCCGCGTTGCAAAGCCTCAGCGATGAGGCGGAGGTAGACCTCGGTCTTGCCAGATCCTGTCACGCCGCGCAGGAGATGGACCGCGTGCGAGCCGAGCGTGAGGGTGGTGGCGTTGATGATCTTCTGCTGCGCAGCAGTCGGCGTGGGTGGTGGAGGCGGCGAAGCATGTGCCGAAACCCAGGCTTGATCTGCAGCGGCAACCTCGGCGTGTTCGAATGCCTCCAGCGTGCCTGCTTCGATAAGGCGATTGACAGGGCCGACGTTCGAGCAATGCGCGAGCCGAGCCAGGGCGCGCGGTTCGATCGGAAAGTTGGATTCGGGGAGCTCGGTTATTGCATCAAGGGCTCGGCGAACAGCGGGGGGCATCGACGCGATGCGCTCCGGCGGGAGGACATCTGACGAACGCCTGAGCACTGTGCGGGTGCGCTCGCCGACGCGAGACTTAACCGAACTCGGAAGCATGGCCTTGATGACCAATCCCAACGGGCAGGCGTAATAGCGAGCAATCCACTTGGCCAATTCGACGAGCTGAGGTGAGAGCACCGCCCGGCCGGACTCGAGCACCGACTTTACCCGCGCGGGGTTGAGGCCTTCGAGCAACTCTTTTCCGCCCGCACCGACGACAACGCCACCCACAATTTTGGCGTTTCGACCGATGGGAACCTGTACCCATTGGCCAATGGCCAGGTCGCGGCCACGGTACGTCAGGCCTTCGTGCCCGAGCAAGCCCTCGATGCCGCGTTCGATGACGACGCGGACGTAGGCGTGATCGAGCTCTTCGGGCAGTGGTGCAGGATGTTGGTCGAAGAGGTTCACGCGGCGCTATACTCTGATTCGTGAACAATAAGCCAACTTCATCGGACGGGTTTCGCGTTGGTCGCCTCGCGCTGGCCGACGGGAGTGTGTTTCGCGGGCGGGCGTTCGGAGCGGTGCAGGCACCGGTGCTCGTCTCGGCCGAAGTGGTGTTCAACACCGCGATGACCGGGTATCAGGAGTCTTTAACAGATCCGTCCTACACGGGGCAGATTCTCGTGCAGACGACGCCTCTGGTCGGGAACACGGGGACCAACCGCGTCGATGTTGAATCTGACAAGGTCCATGTTTCCGGGTTCATTGTGCATGAAATCGCCAGAAGGTGGTCAAATTTTCGTGGCGAGCACTCACTTTCAGAGTTTTTGGCCCGGGCGGGCGTGCTGGGGCTTGAAGGCGTCGACACTCGAGCATTGGTGCGGGTGCTGCGGACGCGGGGCGCGATGCCGGGCGTACTCACCAACCGTGAAGATGTGTCAGATGCCGCTTTGGTGGCCATGGCACGCGAGACACGACACATGAACGGGCAAAACCTCGTGGGCGATGTCGGGTGCGATCGACCATGTGGGTGGAGTAAGGACCGCGGGGACTGGGCTTTGGTGCAGGGTGGCAGTCGACGCTTGCGCGTGCTTGCTCTGGATTGTGGCATCAAGCAGAACATTCTGCGCATTCTCGCCGAGCATGGGTGCGATGTGACGTTGATTCCGCACACGACGCCAGCTTCGGAGGTCCTGCGTGCGTTTCGCCATGGCGAAGCTGACGGCTTGTTCATCTCGAACGGGCCGGGGGATCCTGCTGCAGTGACGCAGACTGTGGCGATGCTGCGTGAAGTCCTTGCGGCATATCCAAACGTTATCGTGCCGACGTTCGGCATCTGCCTAGGTCTTCAACTCCTGGCACTGGCTGCGGGGGCAAAGACATACAAACTGCCGTTCGGGCATCGCGGCGCGAATCAGCCCGTCCGGAGTGCCTTTTCGGGTCGTGTGGAGATCACGTCACAGAACCACGGGTTCGCGGTTGAGCGGGACTCTTTGAAGGCCGTCGGCGGCGAGGTGACGCACGAACACCTGAACGACGGAACTGTTGCCGGGTTCCGGCTGGTGGATCGTCCCGTGTTTGCGGTGCAGTATCACCCGGAGGCCTCGCCCGGGCCTCATGACGCGGATGGGCTGTTCGAAGAGTTCATGAAAATGATGGAAACCAAGTGTTCTCCGGCAGTTACCGGAGTGTGACCTGCAGGCG
This genomic interval from Phycisphaeraceae bacterium contains the following:
- the carA gene encoding glutamine-hydrolyzing carbamoyl-phosphate synthase small subunit; amino-acid sequence: MNNKPTSSDGFRVGRLALADGSVFRGRAFGAVQAPVLVSAEVVFNTAMTGYQESLTDPSYTGQILVQTTPLVGNTGTNRVDVESDKVHVSGFIVHEIARRWSNFRGEHSLSEFLARAGVLGLEGVDTRALVRVLRTRGAMPGVLTNREDVSDAALVAMARETRHMNGQNLVGDVGCDRPCGWSKDRGDWALVQGGSRRLRVLALDCGIKQNILRILAEHGCDVTLIPHTTPASEVLRAFRHGEADGLFISNGPGDPAAVTQTVAMLREVLAAYPNVIVPTFGICLGLQLLALAAGAKTYKLPFGHRGANQPVRSAFSGRVEITSQNHGFAVERDSLKAVGGEVTHEHLNDGTVAGFRLVDRPVFAVQYHPEASPGPHDADGLFEEFMKMMETKCSPAVTGV